One genomic window of Ciona intestinalis chromosome 7, KH, whole genome shotgun sequence includes the following:
- the LOC100185778 gene encoding uncharacterized protein LOC100185778 yields MRPQDLLSTFSVCCILELLGLHIAQALRDKDRRQSYDGYPVYEEFSAGRKQGQAFEAWPDHWRAWIEEMKTTGDIRGSIRKALKSPEWWAAWEQLPSVTKDTVVKRLMPMLVGNGDWKIPCTDAFKLCERDTNCRWKYWNYVSSCAAGNVLLVPPSWFISDRTKRTRDVSDVRHTPTASSTREKRSNANRRSPRTRKRNKARFARDYSYDYTGGKTKRRHQGRKKPNRRSRRPKYMKQFKFLHNWMGKEWKNIYSAVPYQETVGCSIKCLKALLMLNNSVYSPLLGGCDCQERDSYNVPHRSGSSAANESINMVTERHVSAREKMCVQYQQNAQACRPRLFKGNSTAIGCSESRARCEADRNCSAAQRTFLLRCSHLINGVSCSPACLAAIKELGQRSKHFSGCICDGEEAPICLKIRSNINELCVPPAHKQTIHTATQLAAVVHPTSFATKLTLNKHCVFIMIMILNFVFY; encoded by the coding sequence ATGCGACCACAGGATTTACTATCAACGTTTTCTGTGTGCTGTATACTTGAATTGTTGGGCTTGCACATTGCGCAGGCGCTCAGGGATAAAGATCGACGGCAATCGTATGATGGATACCCGGTGTACGAAGAATTTTCTGCCGGTCGTAAACAGGGACAAGCATTCGAGGCATGGCCGGATCATTGGCGCGCATGGATTGAGGAAATGAAAACAACTGGGGATATCCGCGGTAGCATCAGGAAAGCTCTGAAGAGCCCCGAATGGTGGGCGGCGTGGGAACAGCTTCCATCTGTCACTAAAGACACTGTAGTCAAGCGACTTATGCCAATGCTGGTGGGTAACGGTGATTGGAAAATACCGTGTACCGATGCGTTTAAGTTGTGCGAGAGGGATACTAACTGTAGGTGGAAGTATTGGAATTACGTTTCTTCGTGTGCAGCAGGTAATGTTCTGCTTGTACCTCCGAGTTGGTTTATTTCTGACCGCACAAAACGTACTCGTGACGTAAGTGACGTGCGTCACACACCTACTGCGTCATCGACACGCGAAAAGCGGTCGAATGCAAACAGAAGATCACCACGAACACGTAAACGAAACAAGGCAAGATTCGCGCGTGATTATTCGTACGACTATACCGGCGGAAAAACAAAACGGAGACATCAAGGACGAAAAAAACCGAATCGGCGCAGTCGAAGGCCGAAGTATATGAAGCAGTTCAAATTCCTACACAACTGGATGGGCAAAGAGtggaaaaacatttattcTGCAGTTCCCTATCAAGAAACCGTGGGCTGTTCCATTAAATGCCTGAAAGCTCTGCTAATGTTGAATAACAGCGTGTATAGTCCTCTTCTCGGCGGCTGTGATTGCCAGGAGAGGGATTCGTATAATGTTCCCCATAGATCTGGGTCCTCAGCGGCAAATGAAAGTATAAACATGGTTACGGAAAGACACGTGTCCGCAAGGGAAAAGATGTGCGTCCAATATCAACAAAATGCACAGGCGTGTCGACCCCGACTGTTCAAGGGAAATTCGACGGCGATCGGGTGCTCGGAATCCCGCGCACGTTGCGAAGCCGATCGAAATTGCTCCGCTGCCCAGAGGACGTTTTTGCTGCGATGTTCGCACTTAATTAACGGTGTGTCGTGCTCGCCGGCGTGTTTAGCGGCCATTAAAGAGCTAGGGCAACGCTCGAAACACTTCAGTGGGTGCATTTGCGACGGGGAAGAAGCACCTATATGCCTTAAAATTCGttcaaatataaatgaacTATGCGTCCCCCCAGCGCACAAACAGACCATACATACTGCCACTCAATTAGCAGCGGTCGTGCACCCAACGTCATTCGCCactaaattaactttaaacaaacattgcgTCTTTATTATGAtcatgattttaaattttgttttttattaa